A window from Carassius gibelio isolate Cgi1373 ecotype wild population from Czech Republic chromosome B3, carGib1.2-hapl.c, whole genome shotgun sequence encodes these proteins:
- the LOC127952082 gene encoding zinc finger protein 484 encodes MSKSISFRLQVSSIMEIMTKTAIEEICKIVDSDFAFLRQELSRVMGENTVLKDQMLCLGSERHEESTRITKEEARAGSKIYRSICVQTEDGAQPSIKGIFGKEWCSSLWDRRNESREDELAIDVDLYSVSPHEHKEQEQSNLVIIKEECFEVDTYPSYTGKTPLASRGQPTSSVYEPLAHLKSFDSHFESGEFSELSETQNTSSDSSDKHSRKNYIDNAVDQLIAPIEDPLEFDGHSILNQFSVEHNSEFSSEIQEDEEAQEIHEDAATMTEHCQKRVKVQKPANNFICYDNGKAFLRQNAAKKRLRKHRFPKLKPSEKFRCEVCGRCFHSNTNLTIHYLVHTGERPNKCSFCGKGFSQKGNLQAHERIHRGERPFGCATCGRSFTQKVSLRNHERIHRGERPFTCITCGKGFTQQVTLKQHLVVHDRTGKQVRRKSRKNHRDISHSFM; translated from the exons ATGTCAAAATCAATATCATTTCGGTTGCAAGTAAGCTCCATAATGGAGATAATGACCAAAACGGCTATTGAAGAAATATGCAAAATTGTTGACAGCGATTTTGCGTTTTTACGACAAGAACTGTCTCGGGTCATGGGTGAAAATACGGTTCTTAAAGACCAAATGCTCTGTCTCGGGAGCGAAAGGCATGAAGAAAGCACGCGCATCACAAAGGAAGAAGCGCGCGCTGGCTCAAAAATATATCGTTCTATTTGCGTTCAAACCGAAGATG GAGCGCAGCCCTCCATCAAAGGGATATTTGGAAAGGAGTGGTGTTCCAGTTTGTGGGATCGGAGGAACGAGTCCAGAGAAGACGAGCTGGCGATCGATGTCGACCTGTACAGTGTGTCGCCTCATGAG CACAAAGAACAAGAGCAATCCAACCTGGTCATAATCAAAGAAGAGTGTTTTGAGGTGGACACTTATCCCAGTTATACAG GGAAAACACCGCTAGCTTCAAGAGGACAGCCAACATCTTCTGTATATGAGCCTCTGGCACACTTAAAAAGTTTTGATAGCCACTTTGAGTCTGGTGAATTTTCAGAGCTAtcggaaacacaaaacacatccTCTGATTCATCAGACAAACACTCTAGGAAAAACTATATTGATAATGCTGTCGACCAGTTAATAGCACCAATAGAGGATCCATTGGAATTTGATGGTCACTCTATACTCAACCAATTTTCAGTAGAACATAATAGTGAGTTTTCCTCTGAGATTCAGGAGGATGAAGAAGCACAGGAAATACATGAGGATGCCGCAACCATGACAGAGCATTGCCAAAAGAGAGTCAAGGTGCAGAAACCGGCAAACAACTTCATTTGCTACGACAACGGGAAGGCGTTTCTTCGGCAAAATGCTGCCAAAAAGCGTCTCAGAAAACATCGATTTCCAAAGTTGAAACCAAGCGAAAAGTTCCGCTGTGAGGTCTGCGGGAGATGCTTCCATTCCAACACCAATCTCACCATTCACTATTTGGTCCACACAGGGGAACGGcccaataaatgcagtttttgtgGAAAAGGCTTCTCCCAGAAAGGAAATTTACAAGCTCATGAACGCATCCACAGAGGAGAAAGACCTTTTGGTTGTGCCACCTGCGGAAGGAGTTTCACCCAGAAAGTTAGCCTGCGTAATCACGAACGTATCCACAGAGGAGAACGACCTTTTACTTGTATAACCTGCGGAAAGGGTTTCACCCAGCAAGTCACCCTCAAACAGCACCTCGTTGTCCATGACAGAACGGGTAAACAAGTCAGGAGGAAATCAAGGAAAAATCACCGTGATATAAGTCATAGCTTTATGTAG